The genomic stretch AGAAGCCCAGGCGGAGTAAAGCCTTCTTCACCACTAACCAACCTCGTATAGCAATGTTTTTCTTCTTTTACCGGACACATCCGGCTGAGTTGCAAACAGGTGTCCAATTCATCAGGGGACAGAAAGCTGTTGAGCTCCTGTCGTTTCCTCGTGATCAGGCGATACAATCTGCCAACCTGCCGTTCCTGGACAAACACATCCTCCATCCCCTTTTCCTGGCAGTAATTTCCCAGCAAGGACTGTCCCAAGGCAATAAGCACAGCAGCTTCCAGACGCTCTGGATATTCTACTTGGTCCTGGCGGATCTTTATACAACGATCTTCAGGGTCATAAAAAGAAAAGACATTATCCCATTGCTGGCATCGCTTCCAAGAGGCGGTCTCCACCAAGGAGATCCCGCTCAGACATTGTAGATGATCCGGGTGAATGTCTGGGTGACGCCAAAAGATCTCAAGAACAGCAGCAGAAATATCGCGACGTAAGGAGGACGCCATTTTTTCCGGTAAATTGGCATCCAGAGTGAGATACCTAAATTCCAGCCCCTCAACAATCCGAGCTATCCGCTCATAGCGCATGCAGGGGATAAGCTTATCCGCTGAAATTCGAACAGAGAATTCCGGGCCAGGCAGGCTGGTCTCAGCTACCGATGGCAGCGCAAGCAAACCGGTCTCTCGTAATCCCCACATACTGCGGACAACAAGGGCAAGGGCATTGGGATCGTGCTGAATAACCCGCTGTCGCTCCAAGAAATTTCCAGAAAAAATACGGGCTCGGACCGGTTCAAATCCTAATGTCCTCACCTTATCGCTATCAATGTAAATCGGCTCTTTCTTTTCTAGGATATAGTTCTGCAAAACAGAACCCGGAATATCGGCAAGATCCAGAGTGAGAACATGGGAAAACAGCCCATGAATCCCACCGGAGATATTATGCCCATAGGCACGGATAAGGTCTGAAACGTAAAAACGCTTTTCCGGGGCCTCCCTGGTCGCATCGGTCTCACCCTTCTGTACCCAGATATTGGCGACCAAGAGCTTCAAGGCCTCTTCATTTTGGCGGATCACATCAGCCAAGCCCGGCACCTGAAGAATAGGAATAATAGAGGAATAGAGGCTCCCCGGAGCCAGAATAATAATATCAGCCTCAGCAATACACTGACTGACAGCCTCTGGCAATAAGGGCTCATCGGCGAAGCAAACCATAGTCCGTTCAACCGGATAACCCCGTCGGGCCTCACCGGCCTTGCGCTCACCGGTTACCAGCACCCCGTTTGCATAGAGCATCTGGAGTTGCGACGGAGTTGCCGTACAAGGGAGCACTGCCTGGGCACCTGCTCCGACGGCCTGAGATAGATCGGACAGGCCCTCCATGATTGCGGTCTGCATCCGCTTCTGGTTGGCAGCCAATTCAGCTGTCCGAAAAAAAGCAGGCAACTTCCCGTAGACAGCAGCGGCAAGGAGGAGATTACCAAGGCATTGGGGACGATGCAAGGCAGCTACCATGCGCTCATCAGAAAACAAGCGCCGCATTAAATCAACAAGATACCCAGCCAAGGCCGGGGGAAACATCTCCGGTACCACCCCGCTTTCCGCCCATAACTGCTCTGCTGATTCCGGCGGTTTATTGAAACGAAAATTAAAAAAACCATGCAGAGCAGCAGCGGTTTTCAGGGCTGCTGCATCATCCAGCTGATACTGCTCTTTCAGGTTAATGCTGCGAATAGAAGAAAGCAGGACATGGCGCAGATCGCCCAAACCAATCAGCGGAAAATCCTTGAGCATCTCCCCGGTAGAGCCGCCATCGTCGGTGACACAGACAATAGAGTGCAAATGCGGGAAGACCTCTTTTAAGCCGGTAAAAGGGGTTTCCTTCCAATCCTCGCGCCGCGAGTCACCACCGACCACATTAGAAAGACCGGTTCCTCCGCCCAGTACGACGACCCGCACATCCTTCACATCCACCTGACAGAGCCCGGCAGCCAGCCGACGCCAGTCTTCCAGGGTGTAGCCGGAAACATCACGGGGTGGTTCTTCGCCGAGAGCAAAGGCAAGAACCCGTTCCGTCAGACTCCCCTTGCCCATGAAATCAAGGGGAGAAAAGACCTTTTTAGTAACGCCTGCTAAGAGGTCACCCAAAGGGATATTTGTATTGTTTTCCACCTGAAAATCTTTTCCTTACGTCCCTGTTCTTGATCTTACAATGCCGTAGGGGCGACCCTATCTGTTCGCCCTTTTTATACTTTTTATATGCAGGGCAGACACGCAGGTCTGCCCCTACATTCCTTCTCTATCCCTTACAGCCTACAGCCCGGTAGCCTGCATCTGTGCAGATACAGCTTTCACAGAATCCTGCAAGGCGCTTTTCTCCTCATCCGTCAAGGCGAATTCAAGAATGCGTTCCACCCCATTCTCTCCCAACACCACCGGAACCCCAAGGAAATAATTGGATATCCCAAATTCACCTTCAAGATAGGCGGCACAGGGCATCACCCGCCGACTGTCCTTGAGCACAGCTTCGGCCATCTCAACAGCAGCCAGACCGGGGGTATAAAAGGCACTGCCGGTCTTCAGATGATTAACAATCTCAATGCCACCCTGCTGGGTTCGTTCAACGATTTCTGCAATCTTTTCTTCAGAGAGAAGATCCGTAATCGGCACCCCGCCCACATTGGCCAGTCGCACCATCGGCAACATCTTATCGCCGTGAATCCCCATGACCAAGGCGTTCACATCAGCAGGAGCTACTCCGAGGGCCTCAGCCAGAAAGGTCCGATAACGGGCCGAATCAAGCACCCCGGCCATCCCGACAATCCGGCTTTTATCCAGACCGGTGACCTTGAAGGCTGTATGCACCATGGCATCAATGGGATTGGTGACCACGATCATAAAGCAGTTCGGCGAATGCTTGACCGCCTCTTCAGCGCAGGACTTAACAATAGCAACATTTTTGGCCAGCAGATCGTCACGGGACATCCCTGGTTTACGGGCTAGGCCAGCAGTAATAATCACCACATCGGAGTTGGCAGAATCCGCATAGTCGTTGGTGCCGGTCACGGTGCCAGCATACGAATCCAACGGCCCGGATTGCCAGAGATCCAAGGCCTTACCCTGTGGAATACCTTCCATAACATCCAGCAGGACGATATCGCCCAGATTGCGGGTCAGAGCCCAATGCGCCGCTGTAGCACCGACGTTGCCTGCACCGATTATCGTAATTTTTTTCTTCATGATTTTTCCTTTTTATAAGTACGCGGTAGAGGCACGGCACGTCGTGCCCCTACATAATATCATTTTTTCGATCGTTTATCGTTGTGATTGCATTATAGTAGGGGGGCGTTCTGGATCATCTCTTCTACCCGCTGCGCATCCTTGGGGGTATCCACCTCAATGGAGTCATGTCCGGTCAAGACCACCCGAACCCGGTAGCCGTATTCCAAGGCCCGTAATTGTTCCAGTTTTTCAAAACGCTCCCATTCTCCTTCTGGCAGGGCCACAAAAGTCAGCAGAAAGCCCTTGCGATAGGCATAAAAGCCGAGATGCTTATAATAGGTCGGCTGCACCTTTTCCTCTGGATTACGCTGAAAAGGAACCGGCGAACGGGAAAAATACAGGGCATTCTTATCACAATCAAAGACGGTCTTTACATGGTTCGGATCCGTGATTTCTTCGGGCCTGATAATCTTATAGATCAAGGTCGACATGGGCAGGGCCGGATCCTCCAGCAGAGGGCTGGCAACCTGCTCAATGACCTCGGGCGGAAACAGCGGCTGATCGCCCTGGATATTCACCACCACACTATGCTCTTCTATATGGAGCAGCTCAGCAGCTTCAGCCAGTCGATCCGTGCCCGAAACATGATCAGACCGGGTCATAACCACCTCACCACCAAAGCCGGTAACAGCCTCGGCTATCCGCTCATCATCCGTGGCCACCACAACACGGGAGAGCAATTTGGCCTGCCAGGCCCGCTCAACCACATGCTGAATCATGGACTTACCCGCTATCATTGCCAGCGGTTTTCCTTCAAAACGGTTGGAATGGTAACGAGCCGGAATAATCGCCACCACCTTAGCCGGTGTTGTACTCATCGTATTATATATCCTGACAAGGCAAAAATATTCTGTTGACCTGAGACAGGCCGGAAGACACTTCTGTTCTCTCCCCGCAGGATCGAGCCAGCACCAAAAAAGAAACATTTCACCTTTTTTGCCAGAAAACCGGCCCGTGCAGAAAGACTTCCCTATGATACCTTGCACTCAGTGAAATATCAACGTGCAAACTGTGTTAACCACAAGACGATTTACCTTGATACCCATGTCGTGGCCTGGCTGTACAGCGGTGAGCTGTCCCTGCTCTCAGAAAGAGCCTGTCAACTCATAGAAGAAAATGAACGGCTGATCTCCCCGCTAGTCCTGCTTGAGCTTCAGTATTTGTTTGAAATAAAGAGAATCACGGTTGAACCGACGGTGATATTTGATTCACTTGCGGAGAGTATAGGGCTGCAAAAATGTCATTCATCTTTTGCACGAGTGATGACGGAAGCAATGCTGATGTCGTGGACAAGAGATCCGTTTAACAGAATTATATTACCGCCACAGCAGCGGTTCATCAGGCTGTGCTGCTGACAAAGGATCAGATGATCAGGCGAGAATATGAGCTGGCGGCTTGGGATTGAATTTCACACCATCCACACCTCATGGCCCGATTGGTGCTTTCCCCGAACAGACATCGCACTGATTCCGTCTGCCCAGGACGATTTCATTTATAGGCATTCCGCCGATGCTGTATATCCACGACAACAACGATCACTTTATTCTCCTCAAGGAGATAAAAAAGGCGGTAATTTCCAATCCTGAAACGATAATATTCCGACAGATCGCCTTTCAGTTTTTTGATATTCGCGCCAAAGTACGGATTTTTTCGGAGCTGGGGATAGACAGTATTTTTTATCTTCGCGTACAGAGACGGATCAATTTTCTTTTTGCGTTTCTCAAATTTTTTAGATTCCGCTATGCTGAACTCAAACAAGAGTGTATTCTCCTCGTTCAAGCTCCTTGATTCCGTCCTTTAGATTTTGTACCAGCTCGGTATCATGAAGAATTTCGTCCATTTCATCATTGTCAACATACTGCGCAGAGGAAAGGTACTGCATTACAGCAAACTCTATAAAGTTGGAAAGATTCCTTTTCTGCCCATCCGCTGCTGTTTTTATTATCCGGTAGACCGTATCATCAACCCGCATAGTCACTGTTTTCATGATTGTTCTCCTTTTAACGAAATCTTTATGAATAAATGGTATTCAAATTTATTCATAAAGTCAAGATGTCTCTGCAAACGGTAACACACAGACATTCCCGATGTTGCACGCAAATCGTCACGAAATAGGCCCCGCCCGTGAATAATCGTCATTACGCAGACGGATGGAACGGTGGTGGTGGGTGTCCGGGGTTGTATGTCATGGTTCATGCGATGCGGCATGAATGGTGCGTTGTAAGGGCACGGCGCGCCGTGTCCCTACCGAATAATCACCCCGGCCCGTGCATTATCGTCATTACGCAGGCACGTAGGGCTTGATTGAGTACAACGAAATAAGACAATCCGAGCAAAGAACCGTCTGCTTTCGTTGCACTCAAGCGGACCTACCTGGCTGAATTAATTCTACTCTGACCCTGTTTTTTTCGCTATTTCCCGGATACGTGGAATATCAGTCCGTCAACCTGCTTAAAATGTTTATCCATTGTGTAAATCGGTAAACCGTGTTGGAGGGAGACCGCAGCAATCCAGATGTCATTGGTAGGAATCGGGGTGCCTTTTTTTCTGAGATGGTGCTGCACAGAGCTGTACTGTTCGGCAGTGTCTTCGACCACCGGATACAGCATCACTCGCGGCGAATCAAGAAAGGCGACAAGTTCCCGACGGTTTTTCTGCTCTCTGTTTCCTGACTTGAAACCGGAAAGGAGCTCGCCGACTGATATGGAGGAAAAGCCGATGTGTGGAACCCTACGGAGGGTGTCAACAACTGCGGCATTCCCCCGCATGGCTTCGGAGTAAATATTGGTGTCGATCAAAATGCCGTTCACTGCCACAGCTCCGGGTCAATCCGCCTTTCCGAGCTGATCGTCCCCTGAATTTCACTGAACTCCTCTTCTGACCAGGAACCGAAAAGATGATCCAGGTCGTCATATTCCTTACTGAACTTTTTCTCTTTTTCAAGACCGACGTGTTTTTTCAGGGTGTCGAGAATAAACTGATTCACACTTGTCCGTGCTTTCGCAGCCTGCTGCTTGAGCAGGGCTGTGAGCTGTTCATCGACTTCCTGGATTGAAATTGATCCCATAGTTTCCTCCGTCATCATGTTTGCAGTGCTTTGAAGAAATTGCAAATTTATTTTACGCCTGCATGCAGGACGTGTCAAGAGGATTGCCGAACAGGCATTCCCGGCCTGCAAAAATCGTAATTGCGCAGGCGGATGGAACGGCGGTGGTGGATGTCGGGGTTGTATGACATGGCGAATTATTGGATACACCGTGGTTTCGTAGGGGCAGACCCATGTGTCTGCCCTGGTTGGATTAACCGGGGTGGTCGAATATTCGGAAAACGTGGTCTGTCCCCTATTCCAACTGTGGAAGGAAGAAAACTGTAGGAGGCGGAAAAGGCAATCGGAAAGGCACACCGCAAGGTGGCGTGATCTCACCATTGCTGGCCAACTGCTACCTGCATATTCTGGATCGTGTATGGCAACGACGCAACCTCAAGTACAAGCTGGGGGCACATATTGTCCGTTATGCGGATGATTTTGTAGTGATGTGTCGAGGCGATGTAGAGAAACCAATGGAAGTGGTGCATGATGTGTTGAAACGGCTTGATCTTACACTCAATGAGGACAAGACGCACGTCGTAGACGCCGCTGAAACAGGTTTCGATTTTCTTGGTTTTACAATTCAGATGAGTCGGGGTGCTCGAAGTGGTAAACCGTATCCTAATGTTCGACCGTCAGATAAGTCGCTGAAGAAAGTTAAAGCGAGGTTGACGGAGCTGACAGACAGGAAGCTGACCTGCATCCCTTTGAGTGATGTGGTGGGTAATGTAAACCGTAGCCTTCGTGGCTGGGTGAACTATTTCCATTTTCGTAACTCAAGTAAGGCGATGAGCAAGGCCAGGCAACATGCGGAAGATCGATTGCGAGTTCACCTGATGAAGCGCCACAAGGTCAGGGGCAGAAAAGCGGCTCTATGCCGTTTTCCCTACCATGACCTTTATAAGCGCTATGGGCTGTACAAGGTTTCCGGGAAAGCGGGGTGGAGAACGGCGCATGCCTCGGTATGAAGAGCATCGGAAAGCCGTGTGCGGGAAAACCGCACGCACGGTTTGATGAGGGAGCATTGAGGAAGTAAGTTCCTGGTACACGTAGTAGCCGCGTGCGGCGAGGCGTTTGTAAAAGGGCCGGGACTACTGCTGAATCAGTGCTCTACTCTACCCAATTACTCACGTTGGAAGTATGGTCACAGACCTTCTCCAACCGCTCCGGCTTTTGCACTGCCTACCGGAGGTCGCTGAGATCTCCCGGTTCTCGAACATAGAGCGTCCACGCATGCACAGGTTCTCACGACTCCGCAGGGCCGGGGAGCAGCTAGCTGATTTACGCCGCTTCCCGTGTTGCCTTCCCAACCAGACCACGCGGTCGGCACCCTGATTGCGGTAATTTCGGAACTCAATGGCCGGCCTACGCTTCCCCTGTCAACGCTTCGCCGCATCCTCGCGGAATACCGACGCATGACTCGGGGCCATAATGGAGCAGCTTCTCCTTTTATGTAGGGCTCTTTCATCCCCTACTCTATGCCGGTTTATCCCGGCGCTTTCGCTCTGACCCTAATTTACTTTATTCTCATTGACATGTTTTGCATATTTCCTATATAAAAAAAGAAGGGTCGTCAGATTGTCAATAAGAAGTAGGTGAGCAAAAAGATTTAAACAAAAGAAATCTGAATGAATCTCCTATTTACAGGTAACTCGCCGACTCAAAATGTTAAATTTTTTATGGCTACCTACTTAACATGAACACTACTGGTCCCGGATGAAAAATGAGAATAAGTATCGATATTGAATTTGATCGTCTATACTTTCAATGGCACTGGGTTCCTACCATTCTAACATCCTCAAAAAGCGCAACTTGTTGTATTGTTTTGATACCAGCTAGGACAATATGATGTGTGTCGGAATAGTGCGAGCCCAGTACCCTTTCAATCAAAGGAGGATAAAAATGAAATTAAGTCTTAGGACGTTGTTGCTAGGTTTGCTATCTTGGCTAACATTGTGTTTTTGTCTGGCTGTGGCCCTGTCAGCGGTGGTGCTGGAATATCAATTCACTCAAACCCTTCTGGTGCGTTTGTGGAAGTGGATGGCATGAATGTCGGAACTGCTCCCGTGACGTATAATTTTATCTGGGACGTCACACCGAACTACATTGTAAAAGCTACCAAAGATGGATACGTTGATTGGGAGGAAACTGTCGGCGTACACCATATCAAGGGTGGTAAATTACAAATTGTTCTCAAAGCAGATCCGTCTTTTGGTGTCACTGCGGGTTCGCAGGCAACAAACAAGTGGTTGCGTATCCCAACCAATAAAAATATCAGCGAATCCGATTTATGGCAAAAAATGGTTGACTCTGTGACTAGCAATTACGACAGCATAGAACAGATTGATTCAGAGTCGGGTTATATGCGCAGCATCTACAAAACCCAAACGTTTAAGATGGGCGGCAACAGTATCTTCATAATTCGCACACAATTTATCTGTGCTGTTTCCAATCGAAGTCCATTGGTTTACAAGGTAAAAATATCGTCACAAAAATATCAATCATCGTCGGGCGGTATTCGTGATTTTGACGATATACCGGAAGGAATGTGGAAACCACATAATCGTGTGTTTAAATCTGATAAGGATATGCTTGAAGAGCTGCTCCATCGCTTGCAGTGACGATGTAGCCGGTCAGATGGCTTTTTGAAGCTGCGAGAGGTTGTCAAGCTGTTGTTTGTCCTATGTGAATAAAAAAAGGAGGGGCTTATGAACTCGAACGAGACAGGAACAAAAAAAAATGATTTCTTTTCTGACAAACAAAGGTCACGGCGTGACATACTCAAGAAGGCTTTAGTTGGAACAGGTGCTGTGACTGCTCTTCATGCATTGCCGACCAAATGGATAGCTCCAAAAATTGATTTTTTGTTTTACCAGCCCATGCGCAGACGAGTCCAGTTGAGGAGAACCAACAACAGGAGAACCAGCAGCAGGAGGAAAGCAGTTGCGACGAGTTGATATTTAGGATGAAGAACGAGTCAAATGTCGATATCACAGTAACATGCGAACTTTTAGGGCTATCCGGGGATCTCATGAGGCAGGGTGCTGCTATACAGAGGCGTTTACCTAAGCCGGTCAGTGGCCCTTACTTTTATTCAGGATTATCCACCTCGACCACTATAGGATTCGCTGAAAAAGTCGAATTTACATTATGTGATGGCACCACACATCAGCTTAATAAAACCAAGCGATGTCTGTTGGGGATCAACACAACTTTTGCAGGTGAGGCTTCAGAGTTCGATAATGTTTACATGTATACTGTACGGTGGACCAACCAATGCGAGAAAAACGGTGAGGTGGGTAATGGATAATGAGGAGAGAGGGTGACCATGTATTGGCATGCCTGCTGTTTGGGCAGACACACGCCTTTTTGTTGCTGCGGTTAATTAAAAATATCAAAAACAAGTTGCCAGCTACAGCGTTGTAATTGCAAGTCACGCAGTTAAGCGTACTGTACACTTGAAAAGTTCCCCTGGCATAAAAACAGCAGGCAGCGTCTACAAGTGGTAACTTGTTTTTTTGTAATAAGTTTGAGTCGCTGGCAACGTCGATTTCTTTGAACTCGGATTGTTTTATAAAATCTCTATACTGTTAATACTGAGGAGCTGTTGGAGTATTTCTTTAATGTCAGAATGAATATCAATGTTGTCCTGCGGGAAAGCATCCTGAAAAAGAGCTAAAATTTCATCGACTGTACGCCGTCCGTCACATAATCCCCAAAGAATTGATGCCGTTTGATTTAAATAGACAGTTTGTGTTTTTTGAAAATGATATAATATAAAATCATTGTCAATCTCTTCCAGGTAATAATCTGGTTTTCGTTTCGGCTTCCCTGTCGATGGTATTTTTATTGTCATATCGAGTTGTTGCCTTTTTATTGTTTCTTGAAATATTCTTTTCCGTATCGGACGAGCCATTGCACAATCTGCCATGGATGATAGATGTAGCGATACCAAAGCCGCTGAGTAATTCCACCTGCTCCATAATGGAGACACACCCACCATTCCGAAGGAAAAAAAGCGTCTCTCACAATATCCCAGTTGTTTTTTCCCTGTTGTCGCTGCGCAGCTACTTTTGCACATGGCCACCCGTGAAAATACTCTCCAGCTTTATTAGGAGCAGCTTGGACAGGAAGTTTAATCTCCTGAAGAAGAGCATTAGACCAGGGGGTCAGACAATGGAGTAATGGAAGAATGTTCCAGACTTGCGGATAGTACTGTTGAAGGTGTTTCCAGTCAATCTCCGTTATATATTTTTCAATTATACTCACCAGGTCAGCAACAGCAATTAAACGAAACGGCTCAAAAAATGCTGGAAATCCTAAGGTATGCCGATAAATATGCCACAACATATCTTCATGACCCAATGTATATGCGGGAACCTCATTGACAGAAAACGAATATACTGATTTCCTAAGATCGTCAAATGTTACTGAAGGGTAATGTTGATGCTCTGGAAACAAGTGATGATGTATTTCCACGCTGACCAAAAGCCCGTCCGTCATCTGAGTCGCGTTCGTGAGGTGATGATGATTGCTGGGTAAATATGAAGATAGACCGAGCGGAGCCTTGAAACCTAACTCGGCAAGTGCAGTTTGAGCTTGTAAAGCATCATGAGGTCTCACCAGCAGGTCAATATCACGCATAGGGCGTAATCCCGCCTGAGGATAAACTGTATTCGCCAAAGCTGCTCCTTTCAGCACTAAGACTTCAATTCCAATCTGATCAAAATGCTGCAGGATTTCACTTAATGACCGCATTCGAATAGCATTTGCCCGACGATGTTTTATAAAAAGGGTATGCAAGGATCTGTAAGCATGTTTTGGAATGGATATTTTACCTTCCTCTACATGCTTATACAGCAGGGGGGAAATTCCGTATCTCTCCGCCTGATTAACTATATAAGTCCAATTGGTTACTTTATGAGCATGTTCGGCGATCAGAATAGACCTATCCCGGTCTCCTGCAGCACAGGCGCAACAGGATAGCAAGGGATTGATAAAATATTCAGTTTTTTTTCTGAAGATTATCTTCATATATCGGCTCGCTGCTTTTCGTGCGATATTTATTATAACCTGGATCCGTGACGCTAATGTAATAAAAATCAATAGAAAAATCAACAGGATCATCTATGATAAGTAACGTCAAGAGGAAAACGGAGATTCCCTGTGTCCCTGACCACCTCAGTGCATTTTTTGGATCTGTGCGGTTAGCCGTTTTTTTGCCTAAGCAGCCAGTTTAAAATCAATATCCTTTTCCTCAAACCACTTTCTGTATTCATTATTTTGCGCAAGAGCAGTAATCGCAGCCAAGGCCACGGTTCCTTTTTCAGTCCAGCTCATCCCATTATGTTTTTGTCGTTCTGACACAATCAGATCATTCGCCTTTTCACCGACAGCACTCGAATTACAAAGTCCGAGTTCTTTTCGGGCAGCATAGCAGGGGATATAAGGTCGGTTCCTTTCCAGGTAGGCAATGAGTTTCTCTAATGATTGAACGTTCTTTATATCCTTCTCCGGGATCTCACGCAAAAATCAATTGCTTTATCTGTGAGACCGTACCAAAGCAACGGCTTGAGTTTATTGAGAACTTCATTGCGTAATTTCCGACCGTTCATTGTTTGACTCAGCAACTCCCCGCACTTCTTACCAAGGTGGTACCAGTCCAATATTATTCCCATATTTTCTTTCCAGGAATAAAAATTTATAATTGCTGTATTCAGGACTGTATGACCATCAGTAAAAAACTGGAATCGTTTCCCGGAAAGACCGTTAGCAAGTAAAAAGACATTATAATAGGAAGAAGAGAGGTTATGGACGCTCCGTTTAAGACATATTTTGTCCCGTTGTGAGAAAGACGAGCGATTGTGTTATGTGCGTATTTCCTTGTATGCGCCGTTCTTTTCTGCCCCGGAATTCTGTTATCTTCCTGTCTTTTTACATTAACATCATCCACCGCTATGTTGATTGTTTCAGAAGGATCCTCGTAGCCTATCGGATTATCTATGTAACCATCAGAAAAGCCACATACTTCTGTACAAAGAGAGACTGCGTCGTCAATCTTCTCCTGATCCAGAAAAACAGGGACTGATTGAGTATACTCTGGATTCTCTTCTTGATATATCCCGGTCTCTTCAAAGCCATGCCGGGATAATATTTGTTCGGATTTTTTGTTATATGCTCAAGCAGGGCAGTTCCTTCCCGCTCTGTAGCTTCATGAAGTGTACGGGATGGGGTGCCGTCTTTTTCCTGGTACCGGATGCGATTGATTAATCGTGTTGTTTTTCTGTATGATTCTTCCGTATCACCGTAAATCAAAGCTATTTCTTTGAAACCTGTGGTTCGGTAATACTCTTTCCCATGCAGGCACGAAAAAACATCTTGACCGGTGTTGTATCGCACGTCGGCACCCTTCAGGATACTATGGGTAAAGAATGCAAATCGTCCGGCTTCCCCATCAACTTTATATGGACAACTATTTTGAATTACTTGTTCTCCGGCTTCACTCATCTCACCAGCTTTTTTTTTGAGACACCCCGGTAAGGTGCTCGGATAAAGCAGACCGTATTGTCGGATATGCGGTTTGTAAAATGGTTTTTTCGCACTTGTCTATACTTACAGCATCTTTCTCACTGATAACCATATTGAAACTGCCATCTTGCTGCTTCGTCGGGCTATCGCTAATAGATTCGTTACACTCTACAAGTTCAACGCTTACTTTGACTTTATACCCAGTCATTCTGATCCCTCCACATGAAATATGAGTCTATCCTTCTATAATATTAATCGCATGTCACGCGTGAGGGTAGTGAAAATTAATCTAACCGCACAGGTCGGATTTTTTCGGAGCTGGGGATAGACAGTATTTTTTATCTTCGCGTACAGAGACGGATCAATTTTCTTTTTGCGTTTCTCAAATTTTTTAGATTCCGCTATGCTGAACTCAAACAAGAGTGTATTCTCCTCGTTCAAGCTCCTTGATTCCGTCCTTTAGATTTTGTACCAGCTCGGTATCATGAAGAATTTCGTCCATTTCATCATTGTCAACATACTGCGCAGAGGAAAGGTACTGCATTACAGCAAACTCTATAAAGTTGGAAAGATTCCTTTTCTGCCCATCCGCTGCTGTTTTTATTATCCGGTAGACCGTATCATCAACCCGCATAGTCACTGTTTTCATGATTGTTCTCCTTTTTAACGAAATCTTTATGAATAAATGGTATTCAAATTTATTCATAAAGTCAAGATGTCTCTGCAAACGGTAACACACAGACATTCCCGATGTTGCACGCAAATCGTCACGAAATAGGCCCCGCCCGTGAATAATCGTCATTACGCAGACGGATGGAACGGTGGTGGTGGGTGTCCGGGGTTGTATGTCATGGTTCATGCGATGCGGCATGAATGGTGCGTTGTAAGGGCACGGCGCGCCGTGTCCCTACCGAATAATCACCCCGGCCCGTGCATTATCGTCATTACGCAGGCACGTAGGGCTTGATTGAGTACAACGAAATAA from Candidatus Electrothrix communis encodes the following:
- the mdh gene encoding malate dehydrogenase; amino-acid sequence: MKKKITIIGAGNVGATAAHWALTRNLGDIVLLDVMEGIPQGKALDLWQSGPLDSYAGTVTGTNDYADSANSDVVIITAGLARKPGMSRDDLLAKNVAIVKSCAEEAVKHSPNCFMIVVTNPIDAMVHTAFKVTGLDKSRIVGMAGVLDSARYRTFLAEALGVAPADVNALVMGIHGDKMLPMVRLANVGGVPITDLLSEEKIAEIVERTQQGGIEIVNHLKTGSAFYTPGLAAVEMAEAVLKDSRRVMPCAAYLEGEFGISNYFLGVPVVLGENGVERILEFALTDEEKSALQDSVKAVSAQMQATGL
- a CDS encoding 2-phospho-L-lactate transferase CofD family protein, translating into MENNTNIPLGDLLAGVTKKVFSPLDFMGKGSLTERVLAFALGEEPPRDVSGYTLEDWRRLAAGLCQVDVKDVRVVVLGGGTGLSNVVGGDSRREDWKETPFTGLKEVFPHLHSIVCVTDDGGSTGEMLKDFPLIGLGDLRHVLLSSIRSINLKEQYQLDDAAALKTAAALHGFFNFRFNKPPESAEQLWAESGVVPEMFPPALAGYLVDLMRRLFSDERMVAALHRPQCLGNLLLAAAVYGKLPAFFRTAELAANQKRMQTAIMEGLSDLSQAVGAGAQAVLPCTATPSQLQMLYANGVLVTGERKAGEARRGYPVERTMVCFADEPLLPEAVSQCIAEADIIILAPGSLYSSIIPILQVPGLADVIRQNEEALKLLVANIWVQKGETDATREAPEKRFYVSDLIRAYGHNISGGIHGLFSHVLTLDLADIPGSVLQNYILEKKEPIYIDSDKVRTLGFEPVRARIFSGNFLERQRVIQHDPNALALVVRSMWGLRETGLLALPSVAETSLPGPEFSVRISADKLIPCMRYERIARIVEGLEFRYLTLDANLPEKMASSLRRDISAAVLEIFWRHPDIHPDHLQCLSGISLVETASWKRCQQWDNVFSFYDPEDRCIKIRQDQVEYPERLEAAVLIALGQSLLGNYCQEKGMEDVFVQERQVGRLYRLITRKRQELNSFLSPDELDTCLQLSRMCPVKEEKHCYTRLVSGEEGFTPPGLLFGLVFAWYLDNRFASNVEYKMSVMKNIPSDLIPEQIRIMRRREKLIRFFRECIFRDQFF
- the kdsB gene encoding 3-deoxy-manno-octulosonate cytidylyltransferase, giving the protein MSTTPAKVVAIIPARYHSNRFEGKPLAMIAGKSMIQHVVERAWQAKLLSRVVVATDDERIAEAVTGFGGEVVMTRSDHVSGTDRLAEAAELLHIEEHSVVVNIQGDQPLFPPEVIEQVASPLLEDPALPMSTLIYKIIRPEEITDPNHVKTVFDCDKNALYFSRSPVPFQRNPEEKVQPTYYKHLGFYAYRKGFLLTFVALPEGEWERFEKLEQLRALEYGYRVRVVLTGHDSIEVDTPKDAQRVEEMIQNAPLL
- a CDS encoding type II toxin-antitoxin system RelE/ParE family toxin, which gives rise to MFEFSIAESKKFEKRKKKIDPSLYAKIKNTVYPQLRKNPYFGANIKKLKGDLSEYYRFRIGNYRLFYLLEENKVIVVVVDIQHRRNAYK
- a CDS encoding reverse transcriptase domain-containing protein, producing the protein MRKTWSVPYSNCGRKKTVGGGKGNRKGTPQGGVISPLLANCYLHILDRVWQRRNLKYKLGAHIVRYADDFVVMCRGDVEKPMEVVHDVLKRLDLTLNEDKTHVVDAAETGFDFLGFTIQMSRGARSGKPYPNVRPSDKSLKKVKARLTELTDRKLTCIPLSDVVGNVNRSLRGWVNYFHFRNSSKAMSKARQHAEDRLRVHLMKRHKVRGRKAALCRFPYHDLYKRYGLYKVSGKAGWRTAHASV
- a CDS encoding type II toxin-antitoxin system VapC family toxin translates to MNGILIDTNIYSEAMRGNAAVVDTLRRVPHIGFSSISVGELLSGFKSGNREQKNRRELVAFLDSPRVMLYPVVEDTAEQYSSVQHHLRKKGTPIPTNDIWIAAVSLQHGLPIYTMDKHFKQVDGLIFHVSGK